A window of Aurantibacillus circumpalustris genomic DNA:
GTAAATCAACCTGTCCTATTGAGGAAGGGGGATCCACAACCACAGGCTCTGCCATACGAAAAGAAGCGGTCAACATAAAGAACGTTACCAGTAGGAAGGCTAAATCCACCATAGGCGTCATGTCTAACGCAGGTGCTCCTCCTTTTGATGGTTTTTTTGACATTTCTAATGCTTTTTAATTGTGATGAATAGTTTATTAAAATTCCATAACCCAAATTTTGGGGATAGAATTATTTACCGCTAGTCTGAAATTCTTTTACAATTGAGTATCCCGCTTCGTCCATTGCGTAAGTAATTTGGTCAATGCGGTTACTGAAATAGTTGTAGAAAATAATTGCACAAGCAGAAGTTAAAATTCCCACAAGCGTGTTTACAAGTGCTTCAGAAATACCAGTTGCTAATGCTGAAGTGTCAGGAGCGCCTGCTGCTGATAAAGCAGAGAAGGCACGAATCATACCCACAACCGTTCCGATTAGACCCGCAAGAGTTCCAATAGAAGCCATTGTTGAAATAACCACCATGTTTTTAGATAACATTGGTAACTCTAAAGAAGTTGCTTCTTCTAAACCTTTTTGAATAGCAGCAACTTTTTCTTCTTTATCCATTGTAGTATCACCTTGAACGAATTGATATTTTACAATACCTTCATGAACCACGTTAGCCAGAGAGCCTTTTTGTATATCACACTCTGCAATAGCTCCGTCAAAATCGTGAGTAGAGATTAAAGTTTTGATTTTAGCTACGAATTTATCGGTATTTCCTTTTCCACTAGCTTTCATAATAGTAATGAAGCGCTCAATTGCAAAAGTGATTGTAGTTAATAATAGACCCATCAAAATAGGCACAATAAAACCACCTTTGTACATAGTACCTAACATGTTATGTGGATGTCCTTTATCAGGATCGCCGCCGTCGAAATTAGAAGGAGCACCTAAAATATTCTTAAAGATAAAAACCCCGATTAAAATACAAATTACAATGGCTAAGGCCGAAACAATTAGTGGGAAACCTCCCGATGTTTTTTTTGTGCTCATGTTGTTTTATTTATTATTGTTTAGTTTAAAATTTAGAACGCCAAACTTAGTAAAATACTTTTGAAAAATTATAAGTTTACAATGATTTTTAATGTTTTAACGCTATTTGAGTGCAAATATTTCAATCTTTTTAAGATAAAACGGGCTTTGTTTTATATCTGGCAATATTTTCAGGATATTTGGAATTAGTATTAAGAAATTGTTATGAATGCAGAGGAGATCAGAGATTATTGTTTTTTGAAAAAGGGTGTTGAAGAAAGTTTCCCCTTCGACGATAAAACACTTGTGTTTAAAGTAGGAAATAAAATTTTTTTGCTGTTAAGTTTGGATGCCAGCCCAGTGCAATTTAACGCCAAATGCGACCCAAATAAAGCCATTGAATTACGAGAAAAGCATTCTTGTATTATACCTGGGTACCACATGAATAAGCAGCATTGGAACACGCTCATTTGTGATGGAAGTTTACCGAAAACCGTCGTATTTAATTGTATCGATGATTCTTATAAATTAATCGTTAATAGTTTACCTAAAAAATTAAGAGAATTAAATGGTTTGTAAAAAAAAAGTAATCTGTTATTCGTCAACAAAATTTATCTATTTTTGCATTACAATTAACTTCTATATGATCATGAAAAGAAAAATTACTTTATTACTGATTGCATCAGCCTCAATGTTTACAATGAACTCGCAGGTGATTCTTTCTGAAGACTTCACTAGCCCGTTTAACATTGGTAACAATGGTTGGCAAGTGGTTGACAATACCGTGCCTTTGAGCGCTTCATCGTGGACTCAAGGAAATCAGACCGGAGGAAACGGAACAATTCCTGCATATAACGGAAACAACGATGATTTTTATATGGCTGATTTTACAGCCGTAAACGGATCGGCACCTGGAACGATAAGTGCGTTTTTAATAACTCCAACGGTGACCATTTATAATGGCGCAATTTTGCAGTTTGCAACACGAACCCTTAATCAAACGGCACCAAATATTTATCCAGATCGTTTACAAGTGCTAATGAGTCAAACAGGTAATACTGTGATTCCAACTGGACCTACAAATGTAGGATCTTTCACAGATCAGTTGTTAGACATCAATCCGAATTTAAACTCAAATAACGCAAGTGCCGTTAGTAACGGCAGTGTAAATGGGTATCCATTTGCATGGACTGTTTATACCCTGCCTATTAGCGGTGTTACCGGAACTGTAACAGGAAGATTTGCTTTTAGATATTTTGTTACAAATGGAGGAATAGGTGGTGTAAATAGCCGTTTAGTTGGCGTGGATGCTGTTAGATATAGACTTCCTTGCGGCGTTTCGGTTCCAAGTTATACCATTTGCTCG
This region includes:
- a CDS encoding MmcQ/YjbR family DNA-binding protein — protein: MNAEEIRDYCFLKKGVEESFPFDDKTLVFKVGNKIFLLLSLDASPVQFNAKCDPNKAIELREKHSCIIPGYHMNKQHWNTLICDGSLPKTVVFNCIDDSYKLIVNSLPKKLRELNGL
- a CDS encoding MotA/TolQ/ExbB proton channel family protein, whose protein sequence is MSTKKTSGGFPLIVSALAIVICILIGVFIFKNILGAPSNFDGGDPDKGHPHNMLGTMYKGGFIVPILMGLLLTTITFAIERFITIMKASGKGNTDKFVAKIKTLISTHDFDGAIAECDIQKGSLANVVHEGIVKYQFVQGDTTMDKEEKVAAIQKGLEEATSLELPMLSKNMVVISTMASIGTLAGLIGTVVGMIRAFSALSAAGAPDTSALATGISEALVNTLVGILTSACAIIFYNYFSNRIDQITYAMDEAGYSIVKEFQTSGK